In Deinococcus sp. QL22, the following are encoded in one genomic region:
- a CDS encoding TlpA disulfide reductase family protein: MDRPAPLPWPAPSDFVHGAPVPPPAQWTRPGLVMTFNLECPGCVSRGIPFLKRLHAEFGKRVEVLALHTSLGHRLLERADVEPTLIRFAQHFARLPFPVALDVSGELARAWQTEGTPHTLAFSAGGELIRSVYGSQENAQTRLWYLLEEQVQAQEEAPR, encoded by the coding sequence ATGGACAGACCCGCGCCCTTGCCCTGGCCCGCGCCCAGCGATTTTGTGCATGGCGCACCCGTACCGCCGCCCGCCCAGTGGACTCGGCCCGGTCTGGTCATGACCTTCAATCTGGAATGTCCGGGCTGTGTGTCGCGTGGAATTCCCTTTCTGAAGCGCCTGCACGCCGAATTTGGGAAGCGGGTAGAGGTACTGGCGCTGCATACCAGCCTTGGCCACCGCCTGCTGGAGCGGGCTGACGTGGAACCGACGCTGATCCGCTTTGCCCAACACTTTGCGCGGCTGCCGTTTCCGGTGGCACTGGACGTAAGCGGCGAGTTGGCCCGCGCCTGGCAGACGGAAGGCACGCCCCATACTCTGGCATTTTCAGCGGGCGGCGAACTGATCCGGAGTGTGTACGGCAGTCAGGAAAACGCTCAGACGCGGCTGTGGTATCTGTTGGAAGAACAGGTGCAGGCACAAGAGGAAGCGCCGAGATGA
- a CDS encoding ABC transporter substrate-binding protein, translating to MKPVLLLSALLLSSSAVAATVAQVKAKGVLVLGTDPTFNPFEFKGPDGQIQGFDIDIARAVARDLGVKLEIRAVGFGALMPQSVTSGRVDMAMSAITITSERAKVVSFSQPYYRSAQVFIVRGGNPNKFAWPADVRGKTIGVQANTTGQYVAGDVLKPKGATLKVYDDFAAGLTDVRVGRIAALIGDAPTVTDLQKRLPGQFAQAGKDLAAEDYGMVFAKNSDLAAAANRTLAKMKANGEYQKLLNKWIVQK from the coding sequence ATGAAACCTGTCTTGCTGCTGTCGGCCCTGCTCCTGTCGTCTTCTGCTGTGGCCGCCACCGTCGCGCAGGTCAAGGCCAAAGGCGTGCTGGTGCTGGGCACCGATCCCACCTTCAATCCCTTCGAGTTCAAGGGGCCGGACGGCCAGATTCAGGGCTTCGACATCGATATTGCCCGTGCGGTGGCCCGCGATCTGGGCGTCAAATTGGAGATTCGGGCGGTGGGCTTCGGGGCGCTGATGCCGCAATCGGTCACGTCTGGGCGCGTGGACATGGCCATGAGCGCCATTACCATCACATCGGAGCGGGCCAAAGTGGTCAGTTTTAGCCAGCCGTATTACCGCAGCGCACAGGTGTTTATCGTGCGGGGCGGCAATCCCAACAAGTTCGCCTGGCCCGCCGACGTAAGAGGAAAAACTATTGGCGTGCAGGCCAATACCACCGGGCAGTACGTGGCAGGCGACGTGCTGAAGCCCAAAGGCGCGACTCTGAAGGTGTACGACGACTTCGCCGCCGGGCTGACCGATGTGCGTGTAGGCCGAATCGCCGCCCTGATCGGAGACGCGCCCACCGTGACCGACCTGCAAAAACGGTTGCCGGGGCAATTTGCACAGGCAGGCAAAGACCTGGCCGCCGAAGATTACGGCATGGTGTTCGCCAAAAACAGCGATCTGGCCGCTGCCGCCAACCGCACCCTCGCCAAAATGAAAGCCAACGGGGAATATCAGAAGCTGCTAAACAAGTGGATCGTGCAGAAATAG
- a CDS encoding thymidine kinase produces MLKSPYHGGHLEVIVGPMFSGKSEELIRRITRAVIARQRVRVFKPLLDDRYHLSAVASHAGRTVDAVAVRDAAGIRSNLALDGGSETTLLGLPGGVLPDVVGIDEVQFFGAGLVPLALELAGQGVRVILAGLDLDFRAEPFGPMPELLARAESVEKLTAICTVCGAPATRSQRLIGDRPARFDDPVVLVGAQESYEARCRVHHEVAN; encoded by the coding sequence GTGCTCAAGTCCCCCTATCACGGCGGCCACCTCGAGGTCATTGTCGGCCCCATGTTCAGCGGCAAAAGCGAGGAACTGATTCGCCGCATCACGCGGGCCGTGATTGCGCGGCAGCGGGTTCGGGTCTTCAAGCCGCTGTTGGATGACCGCTACCACCTGTCGGCAGTGGCGAGCCATGCAGGGCGCACCGTAGATGCCGTCGCCGTGCGCGATGCGGCGGGCATTCGCAGCAATCTGGCGCTAGACGGAGGCAGCGAAACCACCCTGTTGGGCCTGCCTGGTGGCGTCCTGCCCGATGTGGTGGGCATAGACGAAGTGCAGTTTTTTGGAGCCGGTCTCGTGCCGCTCGCGCTGGAATTGGCGGGTCAGGGTGTGCGTGTGATTCTGGCGGGCTTAGACCTTGATTTCCGCGCCGAACCCTTTGGCCCCATGCCCGAACTGCTGGCCCGCGCCGAAAGTGTAGAAAAACTGACCGCCATCTGTACCGTCTGCGGCGCTCCGGCCACCCGTTCCCAGCGGCTTATTGGCGACCGCCCCGCCCGTTTCGACGATCCGGTGGTCTTGGTCGGCGCACAGGAAAGCTATGAGGCCCGCTGCCGGGTTCATCATGAAGTGGCGAACTGA
- a CDS encoding diguanylate cyclase, producing the protein MKPVRPLPISEGERWILTQRRMFLVLTLLGTVSVGAALWVQAPDFDPLDKVALPLLALMLVGLDLGLTLRRISLSLAFRTIYIATSIYLLLALHQQFRVFVPIHNNLSENTYWFPVLYAAAFLTFPTRRAVVVAGALFGLSALISGGHLYSMLQAGPNPRLVGAVVQFLLVGGVMVAVQGTFSFQRMQLLAARAAAYTDALTGLANRRAAEEHLTALYVRKQPFTLVLFDLDHFKSVNDQHGHATGDLVLKGVSSAARSHLPSEGLAARWGGEEFLLVLPPLPALQVRAMLDLLRAQLREQRYGAVDGLTASFGVATARPGDHPDDILTRADAAMYAAKRQGRNDIKMAELRRTQFGNPPVLPGKQRPDA; encoded by the coding sequence ATGAAGCCGGTGCGCCCTCTGCCCATTTCCGAAGGCGAACGCTGGATATTGACGCAGCGCCGGATGTTTTTGGTGCTGACGCTGCTCGGTACGGTGAGCGTGGGCGCGGCCCTGTGGGTACAGGCCCCCGATTTCGATCCGCTGGACAAAGTGGCCTTGCCGCTGCTGGCCCTGATGTTGGTGGGGCTCGATCTGGGCCTGACCCTGCGCCGCATCAGCCTCAGCTTGGCGTTCCGCACCATTTACATCGCAACGTCCATCTACCTTTTACTGGCTCTGCACCAACAATTCCGGGTCTTTGTGCCCATACATAACAACCTCAGCGAGAACACGTATTGGTTTCCGGTGTTGTACGCCGCCGCCTTCCTGACCTTTCCGACTCGCCGGGCTGTGGTCGTGGCGGGCGCACTTTTTGGGCTGTCTGCCCTGATCAGTGGCGGGCACCTGTACAGCATGTTGCAGGCCGGCCCAAATCCCCGGTTGGTGGGCGCGGTGGTGCAATTTTTGCTGGTCGGCGGCGTCATGGTGGCTGTGCAGGGCACCTTCAGCTTTCAGCGGATGCAATTGTTGGCCGCCCGCGCCGCTGCCTACACCGACGCCCTGACCGGACTGGCCAACCGCCGCGCCGCAGAGGAGCATCTGACCGCCCTCTACGTCCGCAAACAGCCGTTCACGCTGGTGCTGTTCGACCTCGATCACTTTAAATCGGTCAACGATCAGCACGGCCACGCCACGGGCGACCTGGTGCTGAAGGGCGTGTCGAGCGCGGCCCGCAGCCACCTCCCCTCAGAGGGTCTGGCAGCCCGCTGGGGCGGCGAGGAGTTTTTATTGGTGTTGCCCCCGCTGCCCGCTTTGCAGGTGCGGGCCATGCTCGACCTGTTGCGTGCCCAATTGCGCGAACAGCGTTACGGCGCAGTCGACGGCCTGACCGCCAGTTTCGGGGTCGCCACCGCCCGGCCCGGCGACCATCCCGACGACATCCTGACCCGCGCCGACGCCGCCATGTACGCCGCCAAGCGGCAGGGCCGCAACGACATCAAGATGGCAGAGTTACGCCGCACGCAATTTGGCAACCCACCCGTGCTGCCGGGAAAGCAGCGCCCAGATGCCTAG
- the pgm gene encoding phosphoglucomutase (alpha-D-glucose-1,6-bisphosphate-dependent) produces the protein MTLSKLAGLPAPQSLLTNIPRLIAHYYETRPNVADPLQRVAFGTSGHRGTSVNGSFNEAHILAVTQAVAEHRVSVGITGPLFMGLDTHALSEPAWSTALQVLVANGVRVCVQPGFFTPTPLISHAILAHNRAGVGGLADGIVITPSHNPPQDGGFKYNPPSGGPADTDVTGVVQARANAILENGLRDVKRVTLTEAMEALETFDFITPYVDQLPEVVDLDAIRQSGVHIGIDPLGGSSLPVWEAIQAQYNLNLKIVNTAVDPRFAFMSVDRDGKIRMDCSSPYAMASLLRLKDDFDVSIGNDPDADRHGIVTASGLLNPNHYLAVMIEYLFQNRPGWRADAGIGKTLVSSALIDRVAAGIGRRLVEVPVGFKYFVEGLLDGSLGFGGEESAGASFLRMNGGAWSTDKDGLIPGLLAAEMTAKTGQTPGQRFAALTERYGATAYDRQDAPANAAQKKVLGNLSPEQVTATTLGGDPITGKLTRAPGNGAGIGGLKVTTDQAWFAARPSGTEDVYKIYAESFRGADHLQTVMEEARKVVSAALGSV, from the coding sequence ATGACCCTCAGTAAGTTGGCTGGCCTCCCCGCCCCGCAATCCCTGCTGACCAACATCCCGCGCTTGATAGCGCATTACTACGAAACCCGCCCGAATGTGGCCGATCCCCTCCAGCGCGTGGCGTTCGGCACCAGCGGGCACCGGGGAACCAGTGTCAACGGGTCATTCAACGAGGCGCACATTCTGGCTGTTACGCAGGCGGTGGCCGAACACCGTGTGTCGGTGGGCATCACGGGGCCGCTGTTTATGGGCCTCGATACCCATGCCCTCAGCGAACCCGCGTGGAGTACAGCGCTGCAAGTGCTGGTGGCCAACGGCGTGCGCGTGTGCGTGCAGCCCGGATTCTTTACGCCCACGCCCCTGATCAGTCACGCGATTCTGGCCCACAACCGCGCTGGTGTGGGCGGCCTCGCCGACGGCATCGTGATCACGCCCAGCCACAATCCTCCCCAAGACGGCGGCTTCAAGTACAACCCACCGTCCGGCGGCCCCGCCGATACCGACGTGACGGGTGTGGTACAGGCCCGCGCCAACGCCATTCTGGAAAACGGCCTGCGCGACGTGAAGCGCGTGACCCTGACCGAGGCGATGGAAGCCCTGGAAACGTTTGATTTCATCACGCCTTACGTGGATCAACTACCCGAAGTGGTGGACTTGGACGCCATCCGCCAGAGCGGCGTCCACATCGGCATTGATCCATTGGGCGGCAGCAGTTTACCCGTCTGGGAAGCGATTCAGGCGCAATACAACCTGAACCTCAAGATTGTCAATACTGCCGTTGACCCGCGCTTCGCCTTTATGAGCGTAGACCGCGACGGCAAGATCAGAATGGACTGCTCCAGCCCCTACGCGATGGCGAGCCTGCTGCGCCTGAAAGACGATTTTGACGTGTCAATCGGCAATGACCCCGACGCTGACCGTCACGGTATCGTCACGGCGTCCGGCCTTCTCAATCCTAACCATTACCTCGCCGTCATGATCGAATATCTGTTCCAGAATCGCCCCGGCTGGCGGGCAGATGCGGGCATCGGCAAAACGCTGGTGTCCAGTGCGCTGATAGACCGTGTGGCGGCGGGTATCGGGCGGCGGTTGGTGGAGGTTCCGGTGGGCTTCAAATACTTCGTGGAAGGCTTGCTGGACGGCTCTCTCGGCTTCGGCGGCGAGGAATCGGCGGGCGCGAGCTTTCTCCGTATGAACGGCGGCGCGTGGAGCACCGACAAGGACGGCCTGATTCCCGGCCTGCTGGCCGCCGAGATGACCGCCAAAACCGGGCAGACGCCGGGGCAACGCTTTGCTGCCCTGACGGAGCGATACGGCGCAACCGCCTATGACCGTCAGGACGCGCCCGCCAACGCCGCACAAAAGAAGGTTCTGGGCAACTTATCCCCTGAACAGGTCACGGCCACCACGCTGGGCGGCGACCCGATTACGGGCAAGCTGACCCGCGCTCCCGGCAACGGCGCAGGCATCGGCGGCCTCAAGGTCACCACCGATCAGGCGTGGTTCGCGGCCCGTCCCAGCGGCACCGAGGATGTGTATAAAATCTACGCCGAATCCTTCCGGGGCGCGGATCATTTGCAAACGGTGATGGAAGAAGCCCGCAAGGTAGTTTCGGCGGCCTTGGGGTCTGTATGA
- the rpsL gene encoding 30S ribosomal protein S12, whose translation MPTTQQLLRKGRTALQKKSKVPALKGSPFRRGVCTVVKTTTPKKPNSALRKIARVRLSSQFEVTAYIPGEGHNLQEHSVVLIRGGRVKDLPGVRYHIVRGSLDTQGVKDRNKSRSKYGTKKPKAGAAGKGAPATGGKKK comes from the coding sequence CTGCCTACCACCCAGCAACTGCTTCGTAAGGGGCGCACCGCGCTTCAGAAGAAGAGCAAAGTTCCTGCCCTCAAAGGCAGCCCCTTCCGCCGCGGCGTGTGCACGGTCGTTAAGACCACCACGCCCAAAAAGCCCAACTCGGCACTTCGTAAGATTGCCCGTGTGCGCCTCAGTAGCCAGTTCGAAGTGACTGCCTACATCCCCGGCGAAGGCCACAACCTTCAGGAACACAGCGTAGTTCTGATTCGCGGCGGACGTGTGAAGGACTTGCCCGGTGTGCGTTATCACATCGTGCGCGGCAGCCTCGACACTCAGGGCGTGAAAGACCGCAACAAGAGCCGCTCCAAGTACGGCACCAAGAAGCCCAAAGCGGGCGCGGCTGGCAAGGGCGCACCGGCCACCGGCGGCAAGAAGAAGTAA
- the rpsG gene encoding 30S ribosomal protein S7 has product MARRRQAEVRPIQPDLVYQDVLVSAIINRIMEDGKKNLASRIFYGACRLVQERTGQEPLKVFKQAFDNIKPRVEVRSRRVGGSTYQVPVEVSVRRQQSLTLRWMISAVDGRPERTAIERLAGEIMDAAQGRGGAIKKKDDIERMAEANRAYAHYRW; this is encoded by the coding sequence ATGGCACGTCGCCGCCAAGCAGAAGTGCGCCCGATCCAGCCCGATCTTGTTTATCAGGACGTCCTGGTCAGCGCCATCATCAACCGCATCATGGAAGACGGCAAGAAGAACCTGGCCAGCCGCATCTTTTACGGGGCCTGCCGCCTCGTTCAGGAGCGCACCGGTCAGGAGCCCCTCAAGGTCTTCAAGCAGGCCTTCGACAACATCAAGCCCCGCGTTGAAGTTCGTAGCCGCCGCGTGGGTGGCAGCACCTACCAGGTGCCCGTCGAAGTCAGCGTGCGCCGTCAGCAAAGCCTCACCCTCCGCTGGATGATCAGCGCCGTGGATGGTCGCCCCGAGCGCACCGCCATCGAGCGCCTCGCCGGTGAAATCATGGACGCCGCACAGGGCCGTGGCGGAGCCATCAAGAAGAAAGACGATATCGAGCGCATGGCGGAAGCCAACCGCGCCTACGCGCATTACCGCTGGTAA
- the fusA gene encoding elongation factor G, which yields MTTKSQTYLHHFRNIGIAAHIDAGKTTTTERILYYTGRTHNIGEVHDGAATMDWMEQERERGITITAAATTAKWKHSATGEEYTVNIIDTPGHVDFTIEVERSMRVLDGAVAVFDSSQGVEPQSETVWRQADRYGVPRIAFSNKMDKTGASFELVLSDIKERLGAIPAPIQYPMGQESDFKGIIDLVRQRAHTYTNDLGTDITESDIPEQYMDKVREMRAQLIEAAAEVDETVMMKFLEGEEPTVEEMVIAIRKGTIEKRIFPVLCGSALKNKGVQLLLDAVVDYLPSPLEVPAIKGKLEDSEETVEFPADPDGKLAALAFKIMADPYVGRLTFVRIYSGTMQSGSYVYNATKEKRDRVGRLLRMHANSREEVTELRAGELGAVIGLKDAGTGNTLIGDGDDRVLLESIDVPEPVIKLAIEPKTKADQEKMGIGLQKLAEEDPTFRVESDQESGQTTISGMGELHLEILVDRLKREYKVEANVGAPQVAYRETITRAVDVEGKFVRQSGGRGQFGHVKIKAEPLEPGAGFIFENAVVGGTVPREFVNPAQKGIEEAMQSGPMLGFPVVDMKVSLYDGSYHEVDSSEMAFKIAGSMALKEAVQKGAPALLEPIMRVEVTVPDDYMGDIIGDLNSRRGQIQGMEARGNAQIVRAFVPLSEMFGYATDMRSMTQGRASYSMFFAHYSQVPNNIAQQLMKK from the coding sequence ATGACCACCAAATCCCAGACCTACCTTCACCACTTCCGCAATATCGGGATTGCCGCGCACATTGATGCAGGCAAAACCACCACCACCGAGCGCATCCTGTACTACACGGGACGCACGCACAACATCGGCGAAGTGCACGACGGCGCAGCGACGATGGACTGGATGGAACAGGAGCGCGAGCGCGGCATCACCATTACCGCTGCCGCCACCACCGCCAAGTGGAAGCACAGCGCCACGGGCGAAGAGTACACGGTCAACATCATCGACACGCCTGGACACGTGGACTTCACCATTGAAGTCGAGCGTTCCATGCGCGTGCTCGACGGCGCAGTGGCTGTGTTCGACTCCTCTCAGGGCGTCGAGCCTCAGAGCGAAACCGTATGGCGTCAGGCCGACCGTTACGGCGTGCCCCGCATCGCGTTTTCTAACAAGATGGACAAGACCGGCGCAAGCTTTGAACTCGTGTTGAGCGACATCAAAGAGCGTCTGGGCGCCATCCCCGCGCCTATCCAGTACCCCATGGGTCAGGAAAGCGATTTCAAGGGAATCATCGACCTCGTTCGCCAGCGTGCCCACACCTACACCAACGACCTCGGCACCGACATCACGGAATCCGATATTCCTGAGCAGTACATGGACAAAGTGCGCGAAATGCGTGCCCAACTGATCGAAGCGGCTGCCGAAGTCGATGAAACCGTGATGATGAAGTTCCTGGAAGGCGAAGAGCCGACCGTTGAAGAAATGGTCATCGCCATTCGCAAAGGCACCATCGAAAAGCGCATTTTCCCTGTGCTGTGCGGAAGCGCCCTGAAGAACAAAGGCGTGCAGCTCCTTCTCGACGCTGTGGTGGACTATCTGCCCAGCCCGCTCGAAGTGCCTGCCATCAAGGGCAAGCTCGAAGACAGCGAAGAGACGGTCGAGTTCCCCGCTGACCCTGACGGCAAACTGGCCGCCCTCGCGTTCAAGATCATGGCCGACCCTTACGTGGGCCGCCTGACCTTCGTGCGTATCTACTCCGGCACCATGCAGTCAGGCAGCTACGTGTATAACGCCACCAAGGAAAAGCGCGACCGCGTGGGCCGTTTGCTGCGTATGCACGCCAACAGCCGTGAAGAAGTGACCGAGCTGCGTGCAGGCGAACTCGGCGCAGTGATCGGGCTGAAGGACGCCGGAACGGGCAACACCCTGATCGGCGACGGCGATGACCGCGTGTTGCTGGAAAGCATCGACGTGCCGGAGCCCGTGATCAAGCTGGCGATTGAACCCAAGACCAAAGCCGACCAGGAAAAAATGGGCATTGGCCTTCAGAAGCTGGCCGAAGAAGATCCCACCTTCCGCGTGGAATCCGATCAGGAGAGCGGCCAGACCACCATTTCGGGCATGGGCGAGCTTCACCTCGAAATCCTCGTAGACCGCCTCAAGCGCGAGTACAAAGTGGAAGCCAACGTGGGCGCACCTCAGGTGGCCTACCGCGAAACCATCACCCGCGCCGTAGACGTGGAAGGCAAATTCGTTCGTCAGTCGGGTGGACGCGGCCAGTTCGGTCACGTCAAGATCAAGGCCGAGCCCTTGGAACCCGGTGCAGGCTTTATCTTCGAGAACGCCGTTGTGGGCGGCACCGTGCCCCGCGAGTTCGTGAACCCCGCCCAGAAGGGCATCGAAGAAGCCATGCAGAGCGGCCCCATGTTGGGCTTCCCCGTGGTGGACATGAAAGTCAGCCTGTACGACGGCTCTTACCACGAAGTGGATTCCTCCGAAATGGCGTTTAAGATCGCCGGATCGATGGCCCTCAAGGAAGCCGTTCAGAAGGGCGCACCTGCTCTCCTCGAACCCATCATGCGCGTCGAAGTGACCGTGCCTGACGACTACATGGGCGACATCATCGGCGATCTCAACAGCCGCCGTGGTCAGATTCAGGGCATGGAAGCACGCGGCAACGCGCAGATCGTCCGTGCCTTCGTTCCCCTCAGCGAAATGTTCGGGTACGCCACCGACATGCGCTCGATGACGCAGGGCCGCGCAAGCTATTCCATGTTTTTCGCCCACTACAGCCAGGTGCCCAACAACATTGCTCAGCAGTTGATGAAGAAGTAA
- a CDS encoding AAA family ATPase has protein sequence MTPTLTLLCGLPGSGKTTLARQLEARSERGGQTLRLSSDDWMVPLFGQHMPREVFDARLAVIRDLQWELAARLLRLELNVVLDEGFWRLAERDLYRQRARELGASCQIVFLDVPLPELQRRLEARNAAAEAGTFLIDAAGLALFESWFERPNTDEPGVIVDLAVVRAPHEEGLEP, from the coding sequence ATGACACCCACGCTGACGCTGTTATGTGGCCTGCCCGGAAGCGGCAAAACCACGCTGGCCCGGCAATTGGAGGCCCGATCAGAGAGGGGGGGACAAACGCTCCGGCTGTCCTCTGATGACTGGATGGTGCCGCTCTTTGGTCAGCACATGCCGCGAGAAGTGTTCGATGCCCGGCTGGCCGTCATCCGTGATCTGCAATGGGAATTGGCTGCCCGTCTGCTGCGGCTGGAGCTGAATGTGGTGCTGGACGAAGGATTCTGGCGCTTGGCCGAACGCGACCTGTACCGACAACGTGCCAGAGAACTGGGCGCGTCCTGCCAGATCGTCTTCCTGGATGTGCCTTTGCCAGAACTCCAGCGCCGCTTGGAGGCCCGGAACGCAGCGGCAGAAGCAGGAACCTTTCTGATAGATGCCGCAGGTCTGGCTCTGTTCGAGAGTTGGTTTGAAAGGCCGAACACGGATGAGCCGGGAGTCATCGTCGATCTGGCGGTCGTCCGAGCGCCGCATGAAGAGGGCCTTGAACCTTGA
- the rpsJ gene encoding 30S ribosomal protein S10, whose product MVAPKIRIKLRGFDHKALDQSASKIVDTVRRTGADVSGPVPLPTRIRRFCVLRSPFVNKDSREHFEIRTHNRLVDIMNPTKKTIDSLMTLDLPTGVDIEIKTVGGRA is encoded by the coding sequence ATGGTCGCCCCGAAGATTCGTATCAAACTGCGTGGTTTCGACCACAAGGCGCTGGATCAGTCCGCGAGCAAAATCGTGGACACGGTTCGGCGCACCGGGGCGGATGTCAGCGGACCTGTGCCGCTGCCCACCCGCATCCGCCGCTTTTGCGTGCTGCGCTCGCCCTTCGTGAACAAGGACAGCCGCGAGCACTTCGAAATCCGCACGCACAACCGTCTGGTGGACATCATGAACCCCACCAAAAAGACGATTGACAGCCTGATGACCCTCGACCTGCCTACGGGCGTGGACATCGAGATCAAGACCGTGGGTGGCCGCGCATGA
- the rplC gene encoding 50S ribosomal protein L3, with amino-acid sequence MTKGILGTKIGMTQIWKGDRAVPVTVVLAGPCPVVQRKTAQRDGYEAVQIGFAPKSEKRVNRPASGHFKKAGVSPVRFLREFRDFNPDGDTINVDIFAEGEKIDATGTSKGKGFQGVMKRWNFKGGPASHGSKKWHRRPGSIGQRKTPGRVYKGKKMAGHMGMERITVQNLEVVEVRASENIILVKGAVPGANGGLVVLRQAAKGGK; translated from the coding sequence ATGACCAAGGGCATCCTCGGTACCAAGATCGGCATGACCCAGATCTGGAAGGGCGACCGCGCCGTTCCCGTGACGGTTGTTCTGGCTGGCCCCTGCCCCGTCGTGCAGCGCAAGACTGCGCAGCGTGACGGCTACGAGGCCGTGCAGATCGGCTTTGCGCCCAAGAGCGAGAAGCGCGTCAACCGCCCCGCATCGGGTCACTTCAAGAAAGCCGGGGTCAGTCCCGTGCGCTTCCTGCGTGAATTCCGCGACTTCAACCCCGACGGCGACACCATCAACGTGGATATTTTCGCTGAAGGCGAGAAGATCGACGCGACCGGCACCAGCAAGGGTAAAGGCTTCCAGGGCGTCATGAAGCGCTGGAACTTTAAGGGTGGCCCGGCCAGCCACGGTTCCAAGAAATGGCACCGTCGCCCCGGCTCCATCGGCCAGCGCAAAACGCCCGGCCGTGTGTACAAGGGCAAGAAAATGGCGGGCCACATGGGGATGGAGCGCATCACCGTGCAAAACCTCGAAGTGGTCGAAGTGCGTGCCAGTGAGAACATCATCCTCGTGAAGGGCGCAGTGCCCGGTGCGAACGGTGGACTCGTGGTGCTGCGCCAAGCCGCCAAGGGAGGCAAGTAA
- the rplD gene encoding 50S ribosomal protein L4: MAQINVIGQNGGRTIDLDLPEVNVNILHDVVTWQLASRRRGTASTKTRAQVSATGKKMYGQKGTGNARHGDRGVPTFVGGGTAFGPKPRSYEYTLPRKVRQLGLAMALADRQETGKLMAVDGFNLDGKTKSFVSWAAQNGLDGTERVLLVTDDMQARQGARNVPWATVMPVAGLNAYDILRHDRLIIDAVALEPAQEEMEEGVAE; this comes from the coding sequence GTGGCGCAGATCAACGTGATCGGTCAGAACGGAGGTCGCACCATTGACCTCGACCTGCCCGAAGTCAATGTCAATATCTTGCACGATGTGGTGACCTGGCAGCTTGCCAGCCGCCGCCGTGGCACCGCCAGTACAAAAACCCGTGCTCAGGTCAGCGCGACCGGCAAGAAAATGTACGGCCAGAAGGGCACCGGTAATGCCCGTCACGGCGACCGTGGCGTGCCTACGTTCGTGGGCGGCGGTACGGCCTTCGGCCCCAAGCCCCGCAGCTACGAGTACACCCTGCCCCGCAAGGTGCGTCAGTTGGGCCTCGCTATGGCCCTCGCTGACCGCCAGGAAACGGGCAAGTTGATGGCTGTAGACGGCTTCAACCTCGACGGCAAGACCAAGAGCTTCGTCTCCTGGGCTGCTCAGAACGGCCTTGACGGAACCGAGCGCGTGTTGCTCGTGACCGATGATATGCAGGCCCGTCAGGGCGCTCGCAACGTGCCCTGGGCCACCGTGATGCCTGTCGCAGGCCTGAACGCCTACGATATCCTGCGTCATGACCGTCTGATTATCGATGCTGTGGCGCTTGAGCCTGCCCAAGAAGAAATGGAAGAAGGGGTAGCAGAGTGA
- a CDS encoding 50S ribosomal protein L23: protein MNHYDILKQPVVSEKAYAGMERGVYTFWVNPSSTKTEIKAAVQNVFGVKVVGISTMNVTGKRKRVGKFIGHRADRKKAIVRLADGQKIDALESQI, encoded by the coding sequence GTGAATCACTACGACATCCTGAAGCAGCCTGTGGTCAGCGAGAAAGCCTACGCGGGCATGGAGCGCGGCGTATACACCTTCTGGGTGAATCCTTCGTCGACCAAGACCGAGATCAAGGCCGCCGTACAGAACGTGTTTGGCGTAAAAGTCGTGGGCATCAGCACCATGAACGTGACCGGCAAGCGTAAGCGTGTGGGCAAGTTTATCGGGCACCGTGCAGACCGCAAGAAGGCCATCGTGCGCCTCGCGGACGGCCAGAAGATCGACGCGCTCGAGAGCCAGATCTAA